In the genome of Paenibacillus sp. FSL R5-0766, one region contains:
- a CDS encoding AraC family transcriptional regulator, which produces MNVQEHILIWNCASLKIMDVRHIVIQADECVRPYLFPASAFLYVTNGNATVILDGNEHATKPFYMLHGGKNTRLDIIPTNESFHYYLIFYKASLPLPGKQHTLQQPDQPLPFHLQYGFIPYHPAILYEITERMLGEWNKPGRLERLHTKTLFYQFVYELLRQMDQQQVSIVRPNLASQLIRYMQEHYAQPLTRETLARTFHYSVPYLSKYFRRETGASLIDYLIGIRMNKAVTLLQKTQLSLQEVGASVGYADVSYFIRMFKKHTGVTPKQFKDESGQVTRGSYRPILRLRSSIAPRKLRRYIDIRDDNHYQHSEKGDLRMYRNKLPVGITLLLCLTLLVSACSRPASTNGSTGSTQSPTVGAESNISNTTTGSSEMVTYSAVNGEVQIPKKPQRVVMVAGAFTGHLLALGLKPVGTGDESFNSYTEGKLDDVVNIGNDVPYEKIMELQPDLIVVWNDPETIEKLSKIAPTVAVEYGVPLRQQLMDFGKMTGREEQAKAWIAEWDAKIAEYKPLVEQAVGDRTVSIFDTGSAKEFYAYGSFGRGGDIIYGEFGLKAPPIIQKEAIDSGKGWAKLSLELLPQYAGDYIFISGWTGDESGDSVFDGPIWDNLPAVQNNHVYREESRGFVFSDPISLEAQLKFVVDSLTKTE; this is translated from the coding sequence TTGAATGTACAAGAACACATACTCATCTGGAATTGTGCATCGCTCAAAATCATGGATGTACGACATATTGTCATACAGGCCGACGAGTGCGTACGTCCTTACCTGTTCCCTGCCAGCGCCTTTTTGTACGTAACGAATGGCAATGCAACCGTGATCTTAGACGGAAATGAGCATGCTACCAAACCATTTTATATGCTTCATGGGGGCAAAAACACCCGTCTGGACATCATCCCAACGAACGAATCCTTTCATTATTACCTGATTTTCTATAAAGCCTCCTTACCGCTACCTGGCAAGCAGCATACACTTCAACAACCGGATCAACCATTGCCATTCCACCTCCAGTACGGTTTTATTCCATATCATCCTGCCATCCTCTACGAAATCACTGAGCGAATGCTGGGCGAGTGGAATAAACCGGGACGCTTGGAGCGACTCCATACCAAAACACTATTCTATCAATTTGTATATGAATTACTCAGACAAATGGATCAACAACAGGTCAGCATTGTTAGGCCTAACCTTGCTTCTCAGCTTATTCGCTATATGCAGGAGCACTACGCCCAGCCGCTGACGCGAGAAACCCTTGCTCGTACATTCCATTACAGTGTCCCTTATCTGTCCAAGTACTTCCGTCGTGAAACTGGCGCAAGTCTAATCGATTACTTAATCGGTATTCGGATGAACAAAGCAGTAACGCTGCTGCAAAAGACCCAGTTATCTCTGCAAGAAGTCGGTGCAAGCGTCGGATATGCTGATGTATCCTATTTTATAAGAATGTTCAAAAAACATACGGGAGTCACACCAAAGCAATTCAAGGATGAGTCCGGACAAGTGACAAGAGGTTCTTATCGTCCTATCCTTAGGCTTCGATCATCCATTGCTCCCCGTAAACTCCGTCGTTATATTGATATCAGAGATGATAATCATTATCAACATAGCGAAAAAGGAGATTTACGGATGTATAGAAACAAACTACCTGTAGGAATTACCCTACTGTTGTGCCTAACTCTATTGGTTAGCGCATGTTCCAGGCCAGCAAGTACGAATGGAAGCACTGGCAGTACGCAAAGTCCAACTGTAGGTGCAGAGAGTAATATCAGTAACACCACAACCGGCAGCTCGGAGATGGTAACCTATTCTGCGGTTAACGGTGAAGTACAAATCCCCAAAAAACCTCAAAGGGTCGTAATGGTTGCAGGAGCCTTTACCGGTCATTTGCTAGCTCTTGGCCTTAAGCCTGTTGGAACCGGTGATGAGTCCTTTAACAGTTATACAGAAGGTAAGCTCGATGACGTTGTTAACATCGGTAACGATGTACCCTACGAAAAAATCATGGAGTTGCAGCCGGATTTAATTGTCGTTTGGAATGACCCTGAAACGATCGAAAAGCTGTCCAAAATTGCGCCGACCGTCGCTGTTGAATATGGAGTACCTCTACGGCAGCAATTGATGGATTTTGGCAAGATGACTGGTAGAGAAGAGCAAGCGAAAGCCTGGATCGCAGAGTGGGACGCTAAGATCGCTGAATACAAACCACTCGTGGAGCAAGCGGTAGGTGATCGCACTGTTTCGATTTTTGATACGGGAAGTGCCAAAGAATTTTATGCCTACGGGAGCTTTGGTAGAGGTGGAGATATTATTTATGGTGAGTTTGGTCTGAAGGCACCGCCGATCATTCAGAAGGAAGCCATCGATAGCGGCAAAGGTTGGGCCAAGTTATCACTTGAATTGTTACCACAATACGCAGGAGATTATATCTTTATTAGTGGATGGACAGGTGATGAGAGTGGGGATTCCGTTTTTGATGGCCCTATTTGGGATAACCTCCCTGCTGTCCAGAATAATCACGTTTATCGCGAGGAAAGCCGTGGCTTCGTGTTTAGTGACCCAATTTCGTTGGAAGCCCAACTTAAATTTGTCGTAGACAGCCTAACCAAAACAGAGTGA
- a CDS encoding exosporium glycoprotein BclB-related protein, translated as MSFLSTGPIENNAVSGVRPTQTVTVRIDNRSDVSTSTIQIQGYYMSGGMRVLYVSESFDIAPNQVITNNYFANLDAFEFTFTTTATVNDPVQVSVWGKSSTGALVTAHRLVSSELLGETPSINGATGATGATGATGTPGTAGVTGATGAQGTAGTTGATGATGTAGTTGVTGATGTAGTTGVTGATGTAGTTGVTGATGTAGTTGVTGATGASGTTGVTGATGTAGTTGATGATGTAGTTGVTGATGTTGTTGVTGATGASGTTGVTGATGTAGTTGATGATGTTGATGATGTAGTTGTTGATGATGSGTIIPYASGLPVALTTVLGGLLNTSSLVGFGNSATGVSVNGGIIDLTGAAGTLLNFAFSASRAGTITSLAAYFSTTAGLSLVGSTVTLTAQLFRSTTPDNSFTAVPGALVTLAPPLTGVLALGTISSGVTTGLSIPVSAGDRLLMVFSASVTAGIDVATSIAGYASGGLTIT; from the coding sequence ATGAGCTTTTTATCAACAGGGCCGATTGAAAATAATGCTGTTAGCGGTGTAAGACCGACTCAGACAGTTACTGTCAGAATTGATAACCGTAGTGATGTGAGTACCTCAACCATACAAATACAAGGGTATTACATGAGTGGTGGAATGAGGGTCCTGTATGTCAGTGAGTCTTTTGACATCGCACCCAATCAAGTAATAACCAATAACTATTTTGCGAATCTTGATGCTTTCGAGTTTACTTTTACAACAACAGCGACGGTTAATGATCCTGTTCAAGTGTCCGTATGGGGTAAGAGCAGCACAGGCGCATTGGTAACAGCCCATCGTTTGGTTTCTTCCGAATTGCTGGGTGAAACCCCAAGCATCAACGGAGCTACAGGCGCAACTGGGGCTACGGGGGCGACAGGCACACCAGGGACAGCTGGAGTGACAGGTGCAACAGGAGCACAAGGCACAGCGGGAACAACAGGAGCAACTGGAGCAACAGGCACAGCAGGTACAACGGGAGTAACCGGAGCAACAGGCACGGCAGGTACAACAGGTGTAACAGGAGCGACAGGCACAGCAGGTACAACCGGAGTAACGGGAGCAACAGGCACAGCAGGTACAACGGGTGTAACCGGAGCGACAGGCGCATCAGGTACAACCGGAGTAACAGGAGCGACAGGCACAGCAGGGACAACGGGAGCAACAGGAGCGACAGGTACAGCGGGCACAACCGGAGTAACGGGAGCAACAGGCACAACAGGTACAACGGGTGTAACCGGAGCGACAGGCGCATCAGGTACAACGGGTGTAACAGGGGCGACAGGCACAGCAGGGACAACGGGAGCAACAGGGGCGACAGGCACAACAGGTGCAACGGGAGCAACAGGCACAGCAGGGACAACGGGTACAACCGGGGCTACGGGTGCGACAGGTTCTGGAACAATTATTCCTTATGCATCAGGACTTCCAGTTGCGTTGACTACAGTTTTGGGTGGACTTTTGAATACTTCCAGTTTAGTTGGTTTTGGCAACAGTGCTACCGGAGTAAGTGTTAACGGAGGAATTATTGATCTCACAGGCGCTGCAGGCACATTGCTTAACTTTGCTTTCTCGGCATCGCGTGCAGGAACGATTACTTCACTGGCCGCTTATTTCAGCACGACAGCCGGACTTAGTTTGGTTGGATCTACAGTAACCTTAACTGCACAATTATTCCGTTCCACTACACCTGATAACTCCTTTACAGCTGTACCGGGTGCATTGGTAACCTTGGCTCCTCCACTGACCGGCGTTTTGGCACTGGGCACAATATCCAGCGGAGTGACTACAGGACTGAGTATTCCGGTATCTGCCGGTGACCGCCTGCTTATGGTGTTCTCAGCATCAGTAACAGCCGGAATTGATGTGGCTACATCCATAGCCGGATATGCAAGCGGAGGCCTTACCATCACTTAA
- a CDS encoding carbohydrate-binding protein produces MIRKPLVLLLSCLLIFVTLPVESSHAANAAVAKLPGNSNPLIDHKLGADPYVLVHNNRVYVYMTGDAYLYNSDGSVRENQYSTIGKINVISSADMVNWTDHGSIPVAGANNANNGQGIAKWATQSWAPAMAKKTIAGKEKFFLYFANSGGGIGVLTADSPIGPWSDPIGRALLTHGTPGMSGVTWLFDPAVLVDDDGSAYLYAGGGIPNDTNAASIANPKTARVIRLGADMTSVVGSAVTIDSPYMFEDSGIHKYNGKYYYSYCINFAGTHPTAYPKGEIGYMVSDSPMGPFTYKGHFLKNPGTFFGVGGNNHHAVFQFNNEWYVAYHAQTVSKAFLGDGKGYRSTHINKLTHNADGTIQEVQGNMTGVPQTTNLNPYVRVEAETIGWQAGINTEPSQASGGPVANQNVTNIHNGDWIAVGNVDFGSAGASKFKANVASTGNGNIEVRLDSPTGPLVGTLNVSSTGGSQTWREMETNVTNATGVHRLYLVFTGSGNGNLFKLDYWQFTSGSGGNPNPNPNPNPNPNVTRYEAENMTLGGQYAGVVSSPFNGVALYGNNDYAAYNQYFAFPTHQFSVRGASNNNNTARVDLVIGGVTAGSFYFTGTEPTVQTLTGITHATGNQEIKLVVTTDNGTWDAYIDYLEYSL; encoded by the coding sequence ATGATTCGTAAACCGCTAGTTTTGTTGTTGTCGTGTCTGCTAATCTTTGTCACCCTGCCCGTTGAATCGAGCCATGCAGCCAATGCAGCCGTTGCCAAACTTCCTGGAAACTCTAATCCCCTCATCGATCATAAACTGGGAGCCGATCCTTATGTGCTCGTCCATAACAATCGGGTCTATGTCTACATGACAGGTGATGCATATCTGTACAACAGTGACGGCTCTGTCCGAGAGAACCAGTACAGCACAATCGGGAAAATTAACGTCATCTCCTCAGCTGACATGGTGAACTGGACAGACCATGGTTCCATCCCGGTAGCGGGTGCGAATAATGCCAATAATGGACAAGGAATTGCCAAATGGGCTACCCAGTCCTGGGCTCCTGCCATGGCGAAGAAAACCATTGCTGGCAAAGAAAAGTTTTTCCTGTACTTTGCCAACTCGGGTGGAGGTATTGGCGTACTCACGGCTGATTCCCCCATTGGACCATGGTCCGATCCAATTGGTCGTGCCCTCCTGACTCACGGTACACCGGGTATGTCCGGCGTAACCTGGCTCTTTGATCCGGCTGTACTTGTCGATGATGATGGCTCTGCTTACTTGTATGCTGGAGGCGGCATCCCGAACGATACCAATGCTGCTTCCATTGCCAATCCCAAAACAGCTCGGGTCATTCGTCTCGGTGCCGACATGACCAGTGTGGTGGGCAGTGCTGTGACTATTGATTCTCCTTATATGTTCGAAGATTCTGGCATCCACAAGTATAACGGCAAATATTATTACTCCTACTGCATCAACTTCGCGGGAACACACCCCACTGCATATCCAAAAGGTGAGATCGGATACATGGTCAGCGACAGCCCGATGGGGCCTTTCACGTATAAAGGACACTTTCTGAAAAATCCCGGCACGTTCTTCGGTGTAGGCGGCAATAACCACCATGCCGTGTTCCAATTCAACAACGAATGGTATGTGGCGTACCATGCGCAAACGGTAAGCAAGGCATTCCTCGGTGATGGTAAAGGGTACCGTTCCACACATATCAACAAACTGACACATAATGCGGATGGAACAATCCAGGAAGTTCAGGGGAATATGACAGGTGTACCTCAGACCACTAACCTCAACCCGTATGTCCGCGTGGAAGCCGAAACCATTGGCTGGCAAGCAGGAATTAACACTGAACCGAGTCAAGCGAGCGGTGGACCTGTAGCCAATCAGAATGTCACTAATATTCATAACGGGGATTGGATCGCGGTTGGCAATGTTGATTTTGGCTCAGCTGGAGCCTCCAAGTTCAAGGCCAATGTCGCTTCTACCGGAAATGGCAACATCGAGGTTCGACTGGACAGTCCGACAGGCCCACTAGTTGGAACACTTAACGTAAGCTCAACTGGCGGTTCGCAAACTTGGCGCGAGATGGAGACCAATGTTACCAACGCTACAGGGGTACATCGTTTGTATCTGGTGTTTACAGGCTCGGGCAATGGAAATCTGTTCAAACTGGACTACTGGCAATTCACATCCGGTTCGGGCGGCAACCCTAACCCAAATCCTAATCCTAATCCCAATCCAAACGTTACCCGTTACGAAGCCGAGAATATGACGCTTGGCGGCCAATACGCTGGTGTAGTCAGTTCCCCTTTTAATGGAGTGGCTCTTTACGGGAACAATGATTATGCAGCATACAATCAATATTTTGCATTCCCAACCCATCAATTCTCTGTCCGCGGCGCTTCCAACAACAATAATACAGCCCGTGTTGATCTGGTCATCGGGGGTGTAACCGCTGGTTCTTTCTACTTCACGGGAACGGAGCCGACCGTTCAAACCCTCACCGGCATCACTCACGCTACAGGCAATCAGGAAATCAAGCTGGTCGTAACAACGGATAATGGCACTTGGGATGCTTACATTGATTATCTGGAGTACTCGCTTTAA
- a CDS encoding family 43 glycosylhydrolase: MWKKISTLLLALPLLITSFPLTSPAASAATFSNPVIYADVPDSDVIRVGNAFYMTSTTMHMNPGVPVMKSYDLVNWSIVNYVYDTLGNGDIQNLNNGQNEYGRGSWASSLRYNNGMYYVAFGSLSTGKTYIYQTSNIETGPWTPYTLNSYYHDPSLLFDGNRTFLVHGSDNISIVELTPDAKSVKSGGLNQVLIPNASSVAGSNMIVKAEGAHIQKINGMYYVFLIAWPSGDGRIQLAYRANTLTGPYTGKVVLRDSGIAQGGIVDTASGAWYGLLFRDSGAIGRIPYLVPVTWSDNWPVFGVNGKVPLNMNMPVEGQPAAKIHGSDEFNATTSGTPSVTQLLVNGGFEASSIQPWTSNNTANITLTNAEAFSGTKSLLVSGRQQTAGGAKQMVTGKLVPGGTYSFSAKIKYTTGPATKTFNLSIQNGASYTGITIMGSATLTRGQWGTIQGTYTVPSNADLSQSFIFVETPYNSNPDPTNDLMAFYVDDVSLTSNSSSGTSSLATFWQWNHNPDAANWSLLQRPGFMRLTAGKISKNLLEARNTLTQRTFGPKSTGMTALDTAGMKDGDYAGLAAFQARYGFVGVKMTGSTKSIVMANASSGTMTEVATVPLNQNRIYLRVICDFTNQTDKAYFAYSLNGSNWTTIGNTLQMSYTLPHFMGYRFALFNYATKSTGGYADFDYFRVE, translated from the coding sequence ATGTGGAAAAAAATCAGTACTCTTCTACTCGCTCTTCCTTTGCTTATAACATCATTCCCTTTGACAAGTCCGGCAGCTTCAGCCGCAACGTTCAGCAATCCGGTTATTTACGCGGATGTTCCTGACAGTGACGTCATTCGGGTGGGCAATGCATTTTATATGACAAGTACAACGATGCATATGAATCCGGGAGTACCCGTCATGAAGTCTTATGATCTGGTCAACTGGAGCATCGTAAACTATGTATACGATACGCTTGGGAACGGGGACATACAGAATCTGAACAATGGACAAAACGAGTATGGGCGTGGTTCCTGGGCGAGCAGCTTGCGGTACAACAACGGTATGTATTATGTGGCCTTTGGCTCGCTTTCTACGGGCAAGACGTATATTTACCAAACCAGCAATATTGAAACAGGGCCATGGACACCTTACACATTGAACAGTTATTACCATGACCCCTCCCTTTTGTTTGACGGGAATCGAACCTTTCTTGTTCATGGCAGTGATAACATCAGTATCGTTGAGCTGACACCTGATGCCAAGTCCGTCAAGTCCGGCGGGCTCAATCAGGTCCTGATTCCAAACGCAAGCAGTGTAGCCGGCTCCAACATGATTGTAAAGGCAGAAGGAGCACACATTCAGAAGATCAATGGCATGTACTATGTATTCCTGATTGCCTGGCCTTCGGGTGATGGTCGCATTCAGCTTGCCTATCGTGCAAACACATTGACAGGTCCATACACAGGTAAAGTTGTACTCAGAGACTCGGGAATCGCCCAAGGAGGCATCGTGGATACCGCATCCGGCGCTTGGTACGGCTTGCTGTTTCGTGATAGCGGGGCCATTGGACGCATCCCCTATCTCGTTCCTGTGACGTGGTCTGATAACTGGCCTGTGTTTGGGGTGAACGGCAAGGTTCCCCTTAACATGAATATGCCCGTTGAAGGTCAGCCTGCTGCCAAAATCCACGGGTCCGATGAGTTCAACGCAACCACATCAGGCACACCCTCAGTAACGCAACTGTTAGTGAACGGCGGCTTTGAGGCAAGCAGCATTCAGCCGTGGACCAGCAACAATACGGCGAACATCACCCTAACAAATGCCGAAGCGTTCAGCGGTACAAAAAGCCTGCTCGTCAGCGGCAGACAGCAGACAGCAGGCGGAGCCAAACAGATGGTTACAGGCAAGCTGGTACCCGGAGGAACATACTCTTTTTCGGCAAAGATCAAATACACTACTGGTCCTGCAACCAAAACGTTCAATCTTAGCATCCAGAACGGTGCAAGTTATACCGGAATTACCATTATGGGCAGTGCGACGTTAACCCGCGGACAGTGGGGTACCATTCAAGGTACGTATACCGTTCCGTCTAATGCAGACCTGTCCCAAAGCTTTATTTTTGTGGAAACACCGTATAACTCGAATCCGGACCCGACCAATGATTTGATGGCGTTTTATGTGGATGACGTCTCCCTGACGAGCAATTCATCTTCTGGTACATCCAGTCTCGCTACTTTCTGGCAGTGGAATCATAACCCTGATGCTGCCAACTGGTCCCTGCTCCAGCGGCCCGGTTTCATGCGGTTAACTGCAGGCAAAATCAGCAAAAACCTGTTAGAAGCTCGCAACACCCTGACACAACGAACCTTTGGTCCAAAAAGCACAGGGATGACCGCTTTGGATACAGCCGGCATGAAGGATGGTGATTATGCTGGACTTGCTGCTTTTCAGGCCAGATATGGTTTTGTCGGCGTAAAAATGACGGGCAGCACCAAATCCATCGTTATGGCTAATGCCAGCTCCGGCACCATGACCGAAGTAGCAACTGTGCCATTAAACCAGAACAGAATCTATCTCCGCGTCATCTGTGATTTTACGAACCAAACCGACAAAGCCTACTTTGCTTATAGCCTGAATGGCAGCAACTGGACAACCATTGGCAATACACTTCAAATGTCTTACACCCTGCCACACTTTATGGGATATCGGTTTGCACTATTCAATTATGCAACGAAGTCTACCGGAGGATATGCAGATTTTGATTATTTCCGCGTAGAATAA